The genomic segment TAGTGGTTGCACCAAGCTAAATCAAAGAGAAGTTTGACTCTCAATTGATTGGTGCAGTGAAGTTATGCTATAATGAGCTATTAGAAATTTTACACTACTGAATTATTAGTAATCATTTAAGCAAATTGTACAGATTTGTTCAACTGCAGGAGATACAATGCTACATTCAACTCATTTGAATTGAATCTGTTAATTTGCTTCCATCTCCCACACTTTGATCTCGTCTTTCTTCTAGAATCTTCTCTAATTCTTGAGGGTGGCAGGGAATTTCCAAAACCCCCTTTTGCCTGAAACCATACTCTTCTCTTGCTCTCTCCAACAGTCCCAAAAATGCAGGGTTACACAAATAGTGCAACTCCATAACAAACCGTTTGGTTTCTTCACCCTTTTTAGCAACAACCACAAAGTGTCCTTCCAAAACGTCATCTGGCACTTGTGCTGATGCATTCAGTGGATCGTCGTTGATCATCTGTGTTAGTGATCTTCTTATTGGTGCTAACACTTCTGAGAAACCATCGTGAATCTTGCCAAAGAAAGACAAAAGCATCATGAACTTAGTAATGCAATATTATCTTAATTAAACTCTTGATGATCGAGATATGACAGGAAAGGCTTACTTTTATAGATGAGGTTGCAGTTTCATGATAATGGAGTGTGGATATTTATAATGATGACAAGGAGGATAAGATGCATGAAAACTCTTGAGAGGTACCACTGTGGAGCCTTTGCTTATTGGTGCAGAAACATGGACACTTAATGAAACATTTTGAAGGTCTTTTTCAACCTTCTGGACTCACATATAGATAATTGGCGTGTATTTCTTACGCGGTGTCTCCGTGAGGACACCCGTGCTATTTATTCATGTAAATTGAATCTAGCACTAtcatttcttttcttacaaGCCTTGCCATCTTTTATTTGTGCCCTTCTcttgttttttatgtttctgCATGATTAGGTCATACACTGGAAACTATCTTTTTCAGATGTACTGATATGTTTGTACATCACCAATGGAAAGTAATGAGTCTCTTTTCATGATAGCTACCACGTACCCCCAAAAATTTACCTTTATTTTAACACTTTCTGGCAAGTGGCAACACAATTGGTGTTTCATTTTCGTCATCAACATCACTAGGATGAGCGATTTTCTGGGTCCAGAATGTGGATGACCCTTGAATAATACCTTTGCAAGCAAGGATTTTGAGAATCTTCATTAGATTCTCCACTTGATTTCTAATGGAATTTCACagttagatttattttaaacCATGAATTTAAATTGCATCACAACTGTAGTgacaatataaagaaaaaattggtcattttaaatgatttttcaaCTGAAATTTGAGTTGAATCAACAACTATTTTCTCACAAATTTTCACAATAAACTGCAACCACGATTTAGATTGATGTTTCAGATCATTGCAGGAATAACTAGAATTGGATTTTGATGGAAGAACACGCAATATGTCTCCATCATTGGGTGTCTAAGCCAGGTAAGACTGGGAGGCATTCCACACATGTCATTTAATGCAACATTTGGCTCATTCAATTCTTCCATTTGTTGAATCTTTAAACTGTTTGCAAGTCAAAATGATATGTAATGATTTTGAGATGTTCAAAATTATCAATGCAACAGACAAAGTTTTGTATGTAGCAGTTGAGTGTTATTGATAGTGCGATTTATAAACTCTCTCACCCTTTGAAAATCCTTCGGCTTCTTCAAGAATTTGCTTTTGATTTTGAATCTCGacactcttctttctctttctcctctcATTTTCTTCCTTGTGTTTAAACTTATTCAATCATTGATTGGTCCAAAAACAATcctttaaaactattaaatttgtCTGGTTTTATGACTcttagaagaaaattaaatttagtaacaaaaaataaataatctcttgagatataatttataaactaaaaattattagtaattaaaatagttttaaaaaaattataattaatttctaaattaataattaaattattttttattataaattgattccTAACATTAACTAtcaagattataaaaaaaattgtttttaattataaaattgatctttaaatatatttttatcacaaaaattaattattatttaagagtttttttgtattaaaaaaatttagtgatgaaaatattttttctaaactaGTATTTTTATGCATTGTGGAATACAGAATAATGCTTCTTCTCCATTTCTTGAAAGAcaagggaaaaaaaataatgtgaaaaatGTAAAAAGGATAAAACCTTACTGGTCGAAAGAAAATTATACAAAGTCTTAAGTAACTAGCTTAATTTAttcaaatcaatttatttaaatccTTAACAAAACATGCCTTCCCAAAATTTATTGATGCAGTAtgcaataatatataatttttattagtgaaaaaaatattaccaaATAATGTTCGTTATTCACTGTAACTTTCCTAATGACAGGAATTTATATTGTTTACCCTATTTTTCCCAGTGAATGAAAGATaccacttttattttattgtaaccCTCCTTATGAGTTAATTTACATGTGGCACTACcaaaaacttttttctttattataaataatgaatCATAAATAGTAACAAATGCTAATAAGTAAATAGCTGTGATAGATTTTGCgacaaaaacatgttatttcTATATATTTCGCACCAAAAGAGAATTAGTGacaaacatttataatataaataatttgaaaataaaatatgtatcaaaaaatatattgacaAAAATTAGTGATCACTTATGTAATGACAGGAGTACAGCAATTAAAGAGAAATATATGAAGCTTTAAGTTTTAAGCATGCTACATATTTTGTGTTAAAaactttttactttaaatttttccTAAACAATATAAAGGATATTTTAACTGAGAGGATCGAATTTAAAATggttttagtcttttaatttgAGCGTGTATGTTTAAAGAACTCCGTAGAATCTCACTAATagataaaaattcaattttattaatgaattttatcagtaaattttaaaatttttattattgataataaattgtgtaatttcaaatttttagactatttatacatattttcattAGTAATAGATTAGTCAATAATTTGTTCATAAATGGATATTAAAGGTCTTGTATTTTATTTCGACTTTGGGATGAGTTCCTTCCAAAATAAATGTCATAAAATTTGCTAATAACTGAATTTTTCAGTAATTTATTCgtaaattttttcaataaaataagttataaaattttgttattttttttagactTTGATTACATAATGATAAAATTcgtataattaatattttttaaaaattattcaataaaatggGTATTAAAACTCTTACAAAATCCAACTAAATATGGCTTATTAAATCCATTGAAGACAGGTGAGAAGAAGGCGAGAATTTCAATCAAAGTTTATATGAGACCCAAGCACCAATCTAAGTATGTGAAGCCGACTTTGGGGCCTAAACTTTTATGTGTTGTACAAAAAATCTATTTTGCATATCTACCCTACCATTCTTAAATATCACATTATTTCtatggtttcatatatttcTAATGAACGTTATCCACGTGCACCTCCAAACCCTGTTTCCTTTAACATTCATTttcattagattaaattatatacatCTCTAAATTATCTGAAACAAATAGTATCTTGGTTCGTCTACACATCTTACCACATTCATTCATCTTCTTTACttttgtttatcaaattttgtgCTAAGATGTTCACTAATTCAGCCACTTGAGGTTTTTCTCTTCAAATCAttctcttttattaatttatccATCCACATAACTCCCTGCACTAGCTAACTTTTATTATTGCTTTCAAGAATTTAAACATGTGTCTTCTTGGAACCTTATTCTTGATCTTCAACTTATCCATTCTCATCAAATTAACTGCCTTCCTTACCTCCTCACCAAGATGAAACTTGgtattatttctttcaattaaGTTTCTCTAATAcctatattttgaatattagaTGTCTTTTCATAGGCATTGTCTTTCACTACCTAGCCTCGAGTTCCACTTTGCTAACAGAGCATTATTAAATAGCTTAGTTTCACTCCAAGCGGACCCTCGTGACCCCAACGCCATAGAAAGTTTATCCGAATCCTTTCATTATCAAGACTTGCAATAGTTGATGCCTTACATGACATGGATATGTGATGACTGATTTTATAACGTATATTTTCTCCACAAAGGATACAAACTTCTCCGTTTCACCTTGATAGTCTTTCctaatcttattatatttttctagaaatttcttttccattAAATGTATCACTAcgaaaactttttaaattactaaCGGAATTTtaccaacaaaaataaattcatcatTAGATTTGAATTACCGATGTATTTAATTgacagattttaaaattttaattacttatagATTTTAGCAATGAATTCATTACTCACAAAAGAGTTTGTCAGTAAAATCTATCAGTAATATACATTCCACTTATCGACAAAAAAAGTCATcgataaattaataattaatacataTTTCACTTATCCACAAAAAAATGTGTCGAAAAAATTTGTTGGTAATGCATTATTCATTTATGGACAGAAAAATCCGTTGGTATGTATATTTCacttattaacaaaaaaaaatcatcggTAATGCATATTTCACTTACCAAAAGAAAAATGTCAAAACAATTTGTCACTAATACATATACTTCACTTACCAACGGATCTATcattaaatttgttgataaatgaAATATACATTACTGACAAAAAATTATGTCGGTATAAGAGCAAGAATTTCTCCATCCATTTTGTCTCCTTGTCCGCGAGacacattatttatttcttcttcatcttctttgcGATATTTATTGACGaattttatcaatgaattttttttccggtaattatcgacaaatttttCCATCAATAATTATTGACAGAGTTATAGACAAAAAAATTCATTGGTAATTACTGACGGAACAAAATTTCATCAGTAAAATTTACCAACAAtacttttatcaataaattttatgcaTTACCAATGAATTTTAGTCGTCAATGATAtcaatttttcttgtagtgcaTTGATTTACAAAATCGCTATATATTCATAATGTACAATAGAAACCTTCATTTCACTAATCACAAGTTTTCTCTCAGTTCACCTTAACCACTATACAAGTCTTCttccttttaatttaaacttgttATATACCCTTGtttatgcttttaattttactgttttatacCTATATTTGATCTCAGCGGAACTTGATTTAATGGTTTGTGCTTGTAGGTTTTAACTTCTTACTTTGAAAGAGTTTtcacatgttaaaaaaattgatgttaaATATTGAggttatttttatcaatttctttttgttgttctttATACATTCTTACAAATTTGAGAAATTATTTTCACggtatattttagtatttttggTTGCTATTATTTCCATCATATTTATAGTAGTTTGAAGTTCGGGTATAAAATTAATTGTACCCACATAttcatttgtttaaattttccTCAATTCGAAAAAACACCCATTTTCAAAATGATAAGAAACGGATGAATCAGGACATTTTGGACTCTACTATGTCatgatttgttgaaattttatgTTCATGTGCTACTAGAGGTTATCGTGATTTGGGGGAATTGGTGTGTCAACAGAAATGCTGGTATTGTAGGCTTACGAAGCTGAAGTACAACTCTTTTTTTCTTGTGATTTTGATACTTAACATATTTTATGGGTATATTTTATGGGTTATGAGAGAGAAATTATTGGAAAGACACGAGTTCAATGGACCTTAATAATTGATACTTAGATTCTCAACAATATTTGAGTAAGATATGATTCTTCTCAGCACCAGGAGAATGGCAGAATAACGAAAACAATTGGCCTTGGAAATTGCTTGACTTTCAATTGCAAAGTTCACGGGTAATAATAATTTGCATGGAAGTATGAAGTATGAAGTTCGTGTCTTCTGTGAGCATAATCATTTTACTCACAACCTGGCTGAGCAAAAGTGCCGTAGAGAATCGGAAACTGTGGTGCTACAAAAAGTTATATCTCAagttacttttttcttttaatacatttattCTGCAATACCAAAAGAAAAACGCTGCTCAATCTTTCTATTTTCATCTACcatgacattttttttccttcaaactTACACTCCCAACACTGACAGGATATAATCTCTCTGACAACTGATCTACACAGTTGAATGTTTTCTCTTTTAACTCTAAAGTAATACTAacttagaaaattaatttaaagcaTCTACAAGAGAAAGCTTGGATGTGATAAAAATCAAATGTTTTTGATGCCTCATCTTTGTGTGTCTCTTTCATGTTTCTTCTTTTACCCTCTTGATTCAAATCAGTTAATTTGACTTGtgaaaaagcaaaatatagaaAGTTTTAAAGCTACCCAGAATAAGATAATAGTTGTTATTTACTTGTTTCATTGAAAGAACAAGAATGTTTGGAGATACACAAAGTAACAAGTGATTATTATTACAGAGTTTGTTTCCTAGCAGTTGTTCTCTACAATGGGAAGATGACAATCCATTTTCATTCCTTTCATCTGTGGTTATGCTTTTGGAGCATCTAGAATCTTCTGCAACTCCTGAGGTCGACAAGGGAGTGCAAGAGCTCCCTGGTGTCGGAAACCATACTCTTCTTGAGCTTGATCCAACAGTCCCAAGAATGCAGGATCAGACAAGTAATCTAACCCAACAATGAACCTTTTTCTTTCCTTACCCTTCATTGCAACAACAGCAAAATAACCTTCCATAACATCATCCGGTGCCTCATTAGGGGCACCGTCTTCACTCAAGTAGCTGAATGCAGGCCTTCTAGCCACAAACAGTGAAAGACCCTTTTGTATCCTCCCAACAAAAAACCTAAGCATCTTCGATCGGACTTTGTTTTCTTCTGATACAAAACAGTGAATTAATGAGTTAGAAGTTTCGGTGCTTGGTGTTGTGTTCAGAATTTGTCTATTTATGCTAAAGAGCAAACGCGGAATTTCTTGACTCTATCTTGGTGCGCATTGCAAACAGTGGATGACGTGTTTTTATGCACTGCATTTATTGCCAACTTGCTATTATTTGATGGATTCTCTTATCTTTGAGGGAGGGCCTAGCTGGAATTCATTGACCCCGTTTTTCTCTTATTCTTATAATGTACATGTTCAATTAGCACAATCCAAGACTTTGGCTTCTTTAAGACTAAAATTAATGTTTCTAACTGTTTACGCAGATTTTTTGTTGTAAGCGAATGCTAAGTTTTAAAAAACCATAGGTTGTGATCTTGGTTTTGAGTTGCAAGTCTAGGTGTTGAACCTTTGAAACTTAAATCGGTATTCTGAGAAATTGCCAAAGAACATTAATATATATGCATGTGCAATTGCCATAGCACTGGTTGCAAACACCTCAGAATCTTTAATATTGATTGCAGAGTGTATATTAAAAGCAGGTTTTAATGTAATGATTAGTTTGGTTTGTTGCTGTCtgaacaaatcaaaacaaacacaaagtCTTTTTATGCAAATTGTGAGTCTTTTTTGGCTTAGGGTTGAATTGGCTTAAGATATGGGAAGCTGAAATTAATTTAGAGTTTGAGGTAGCAGAAGAGAAaactatgtgtatgtgtgtgtgatCTTGAACTTATCTGGACTAAAGGTTAATCTTTAGTAGTGTCGTGTGGAGAACCATTTGCTTTTGGGAGCTTCTAAATGTTAGCATTTGTTGGGAACTTTAACCAAATCAatgaactttaaaaaataatgcatatgaataaatcataatattaaaaataatcgAATTTTTAAATCgccactttttttaaatataaaatcataacttaaaaaaattgatttaactGAAAGTGGattttaaaatgtgattttaatgaacattttaaaataaaatgtatgttttaaaataaaaatttaatatttattattaagaaaattagaggtttgattaattatgttttcaatGCAAGAAATTTGCAATAAATTTCTTTCTAGTgattcaaattaaaaagaaaagagggaaaattattttagtctttCGAATTTAGTAAACTATGATTTTAATAAGTATTGACTTTAAGAAAAGCAAAGTCTATAAAACCAAAaggatatttttaaattgttgagAACGTTTAGGCTtagattcttttaaaaattgaatttggaatCACTGTAAGGttccaaataatttaaaaaatattacttttattttttatattttattttagttaggttTTAGTTGTTTGTAAAGTCAAAGCCTATTTGTGTTTAGACTTCGGTTTTATAAACAATTGAAACCCAAACCTTTGCTCAAGgttaaattttatgaattttacaCTCGCGTCAACTTCTTGTTGCATTGTTTTGTTGCAAAGAAGTTTCACACTCTACCCTCATTCCAATCTTCAACCGTTGATTAATTCTTGTAGTTGTAACTCCACTCGTACACTTTCTAGCCGTTGTAACGCCATTTTTTAAGCTAACACTTGTGTCCTTCCATTTTTGCCACTATTAACTCCTTATTGTCAACACTTTTGTTCTTCCATTTCCCTCATTATGAAGACGTCGcccatttttttttccattacgTTTTGTTAATGTCTTCCTAAAGCACGCATTTTGTGCCACCATTCATGTTAAGGGTACTCCATTATGGTGGCATTGCGTAGGTCATATTTCCTTACTTCCAAAATAGGCTCCATTATTGTGGTTCCTATCATCAGCGTTATGAGGTTCTTATGgttaaaagtttatatttttttaatatgttgttaATATTGTTGTATGTTTGAtatgtttaattgtttatttatttaggattgattaattatatgtttaaatttttcttatttgagaTTGTTGTTGCATTGAGTTAGCCATAGTTTTCCGTTTGAGATTTAATACGAAAATTATACTGTTTCAaagtttttttatgaaattgtacttttaaaaattaatataagaggaggtaatattaataatttatatgtattgAATCTTAAATTGTTCGGTTGGATAATTTAAGAAGactaataactttttcatagtttaagagtgtatacatattttaatatacatatgtGAAAAATCATGAATATTTACCAAATgtattttgtattgatctttCGATGCATATTTAATTGTGATTACTAATCACTTCCATTTTGTGTAATCTAAAAACCAATGCAAAATGCTgacaaaatttcatgaaatttaagatatgttgtttaaaattgatatctaccaataaacaaaaaaaatgatttttctttaatgcaataaggtcacaccttgaatacaaaagTAAAGTGATAATTCATTTAAAGATGAGTATCGTATAAGAGtagaaaaattaatacaatttgcATAATGTAATGAGTGTAGAAGTGGTAATGAAGTCAAGTTTAAATGTCCTTGTGTCAACTGTTTGAATAGGAAAAAGTTGAATGCAACTAAAATTAGGGAATACTTTATATGTGATGGTTTCCTTTAAAGTTATACAATAGGGACATGACACGAAGAATTAGTAGACTCCCCAACTGTAATCATTGAATCATTGGCAACCAATGACCACCAAACTCAACATGACACGAGTTAACtatttaaaaaggaaattttgGAGTTTGGAACTCAAGATGTGATCTTAGCCCTAAACAAAATCATTTCATTGCAGATGGACGAGCTGAACAAGCAAATGACGAAAAATTCATCTTGATCCAAAAAAATCAAGGCTTGGCGCAACAAGTGATGAAATGTTATTTCAGTTCAAATTATCATGAAAATGGTCTGTATTATAGACTTATAAAGGGAAAAAGGTGTATTCATGAACAATAATAGAAGGTTAGACAATTATTCATGGACAAAAACTTGTCCATCGTGAACAAGTTTTTGGCATCATTATAATGATTTGAGCCAAGAAATCTTTGTTTAAACCAGATTTATCATTATACAAATATGTAATTAGTCATAAAAAGAGctaactaattttttttctattttaatttactgttttattggatacttttacattgaatttcaccactatttttgaaaatatattgtgTTGTAAAGTTGCTTACCACTATTTTAGTTGTTTGTGTAATcaaaggagaagagaaaaacaaGTTTTCTCACCACTCTACTCAAGGACTACACCACAAAATTTATCACATTTCTTCCTGTGTCTAAGCCATCTTAGTTAAAAAACCATTTTGCAAGATATAATGAATTTGCTTCCAGCTCTTCGTCTTTCATAATACAACAAAACACTAAAAagttaatatacttttattctAACCAAAGCTCGAACTCACCACCTCCAAATTCCAAATAAATACTCTAAACTAAACAGACTATCACATTTATCTTGTTATTCATATACACAACAAACACTACAAACAATCATCACACACACAATCacgtaaaaaaataataaaaatataaatcgcATACAAAAGAAATCGAACACATATCCTTCAATCCATCACAAAGAACTTTAACCAACTGTGTTATGCTTTACTTCagaataatttgttatttattgatttaaataatgACGTTCACGCTTATACCAcccttcttttattttttttcctgacTCTTAAATTCTCTCGAactcaaaaattttattttttgaaaattgtaCTTACTAGGGAAAAGACACAAATATGTCTTCCTCATATTGTCTATTGTTTTCTATGTTTATCTGGTCAGAGGTGCAAAGATCGAAGTAGGTATGGGTGAGGAAGCTTGAAGGAGTAATGCCTCTTGTTTTCTGTGTGTTTTTCTGACCTAATGATGAATGATTAATATGTAAGGAAAGAAAGGATGAATGATTAATATGTAAGGAAAGAAAGGGAGTGTGTGGAATGTTAATGGGAAAAGATTGAGAAAAGATTTGTGCCCTCTTGGAAAGCAAGAGTTTGTTCATTGTAAGGAAGGTAAGGATTGAGAAAGGAGAGGATTGATGTGCTAAaggagaaaggagaaaaaagagagaggtgCAGcacattttattaaaacttttttaaggGTAAAATGGGGATATTGAAAATTATAAGGTGCATGAAGATAAAAATAGAGGTACAAAAAGAAGGGAACAAAGTAGAATGAAAACAAAcgagaagaaaaagaatgataaaaaaaagctTGTGGTTGTTTTCACTAAAACACTATTAACGAAAATGGAAGAGCCGGTGAAtctttcattcatttatttttaattatttgagtaAAATTGAGAGTGCAAATTTCAAAGAGTGAAGAGATGTTCTTTGATGAGGTGAGAAGACGAGAAGAGAAAGACAACTCATATTGTATAAATTGACACAAAAGTTGTGTAATTATATTGTGTGCTTACTTAGTGTAACTGCTATTGTTCACTCATaccattaaaatatatattaatgaaataagaATGCACAACCAAAACAAATTATGGACAAAACTTAACATTAAAGAGtcgattttttttaaaatgtacataatatatattgaaatttcaCATCTAATTAATGAtaagtttaattagttttatatgattaaattaagtttaaagataacttcttataaatcaattttatatgattaaattaagtttaaagatTACTTCTTTATATCATAACCAtggtaataaaatttattgtttagaagagatattttttcaacttttgtcTAGTTGCTACATGaccatttataaataattagtctgcacaatatatatatatatatatatatatatatatatatatatatatatatatatatatatatatatatacttggtatgaaagaatatattaaaatttttaaatttactaatGACAAAATCACTTTGAAATATATACGAGTAAATCTCactttataaaatgattttttagaattaaattagatttaaatttcagttcttaataatatatatgaatcaactttttatatattatataataaaataaaataataataatcattaattaaataagaatCCACAACGAAAACAAATTATGGagaaaacttaatttaaaatgcacataatttcaaaaaatatagaATCAATTCTTGATTCTTATATATGAaaggattttgatttttttatattatatataaaataataaaataataataataaaataaaataaaaattgataatacaaaaaataataataataataataataataataataataataataataatgaaataataaataaataaataaaataataataatagtaataataaaatacaacaataacaataataagataaaagaaGTTTTTCAGTTGTGGGGTATGATGTTTGATTATGAGTGTGGGTGACAGGTTGGAGTGAAGGAGGGTTGCCTCTTGCGATTACATGGCTTTCTCGTTGGACTTTCAAATATTATGGAATTGTTTAAAAGATTAAGTTCAAGAAAATTCactctttaattttcttttaacgTGTAAACACAAAAACATACATTTGTTCATAATTAGTATGATATTTCTTAGTTTCAATTCCCTTACTTTTTTGTATAAAAGGAGGTACAATCTTTATACAAATTACTTATGAGGGAGTTTACGATGGAGAAATATAAAAGTCATTTGTATTGATTTATGAGAAAGAATAAACCACTTACACATTTGTAAAAAGTTTAATATGATTTGAAAACATTTAGATCAATTCAAGGTCATTTCGCTTGCTAAAGgactttataaatttatttttgttcattagAAGACATGTGAAGgattttaaaggtttaaactTTGAATTTATCTTCTAACACTCTTTGTAGTTTTGCTTGGAATAAAAGTTTGTTCCTGCTGCTATGAAAATGACGAAAATCCAATTTTGAGTACATGCCTTATGGCCTCATTTAGAGTATTGGCAGCTAAGAGTATTGGCGGCTAAAGGCAATCTTCTAATTGGCATGATATTGATACACCTTATCCTTGGACGATTAGACGATTGCATTATGATTAAGTCTGGAATGTCTTAATTGATGTCGATATGTTATTTGATGTTCCAAAACATTTGCATACCTTCTAATGAAAGAAAAGCAAACTTATAAAACCTTTACCAAGCGGAATGATTTTCCATTAACCTAAATACATTCAAGccacattaaatattttaccaaGATCCAAACTTGTGTGTGGTTTATCCCCTTTTtgttaacaaaaaatatgtcatgcaaatactttttaaattttccaaATCAACTTGATAAACTTCTTTGATAATTTGCACAGAGACTATATTTACTTtatacaagaaaaaagaaattgaaacaaAAGAATATCACACATATTATTAACTATATAAGAAAATGTAAGCTTTTATACCTTCAGACTTGCAACTTAAGGAACAAATGCATTGTAGAAGGACTAAATAGAGCCTAAGTATTAAAATTGCATCAGACTAAAAGCTAAATTTACTTATTCTTCTCCATACACAATTTATACACCACCAAATCATCGAAAAAGATAGGTGCACAGAGATTCACCGCCTCAAGGTCGGTGACAGGTACGTACGAGGGAAATTACCGAATTGATCGAAGGATAGAAGATCAAAGCGTTGGCTTGCGGTGAAATCCAGTGCCGGGATCATCATCCGAGGGAAAAACCTGAAGCCCCGTGACAAGCGCATCAGGAGGGCCACGTCGACACCTTTGCTCCATCTCCTGCACCGCATCAACATTCCCAGAGAACAGAGCCTCCACGGACCCGTCCTTCCGGTTGCGCACCCACCCCTT from the Vigna angularis cultivar LongXiaoDou No.4 chromosome 3, ASM1680809v1, whole genome shotgun sequence genome contains:
- the LOC108325752 gene encoding auxin-induced protein X15 encodes the protein MLRFFVGRIQKGLSLFVARRPAFSYLSEDGAPNEAPDDVMEGYFAVVAMKGKERKRFIVGLDYLSDPAFLGLLDQAQEEYGFRHQGALALPCRPQELQKILDAPKA